Proteins from a single region of Strix uralensis isolate ZFMK-TIS-50842 chromosome 31, bStrUra1, whole genome shotgun sequence:
- the LOC141936070 gene encoding olfactory receptor 14A16-like has protein sequence MEGGFRPPYPEEQMSNRSFVTEFLLLAFADTRELQLLHFWLFLGIYLAALLGNGLIITAIACDHHLHTPMYFFLLNLSLLDLGSISTTLPKAMDNSLWDNRDISYTGCAAQVFCFLFFIGAEYSLLTVMSYDRYVAICKPLHYGTLLGSRACVHMAAAAWGTGFLYAVLHTANTFSIPLCQGNTLDQFFCEIPQILKLSCSHSYLRELGLIMVSACLAFGCFVFIVLSYMQIFRAVLRVPSEQGRHKAFSTCLPHLAVVSLFISTGMVAYLKPPSISSPSLDLVVSFLYSVVPPAVNPLIYSMRNQDIKDALRKLYEYTLLHHE, from the coding sequence GCCTCCATACCCAGAGGAGCAAATGTCCAACAGAAGTTTTGTAACTGAGtttctcctcctggcattcgcagacacacgggagctgcagctcttgcacttctggctcttcctgggcatctacctggctgccctcctgggcaacggcctcatcatcaccgccatcgcctgtgaccaccacctgcacacccccatgtacttcttcctcctcaacctctccctccttgacctgggctccatctccaccactctccccaaagccatggacaattccctctgggacaacagggacatctcctacacaggatgtgctgcccaagtcttttgctttctcttctttattgGAGCAGAGTATTCTCTCCTCACCgtcatgtcctatgaccgctacgttgccatctgcaaacccctgcactacgggaccctcctgggcagcagagcttgtgtccacatggcagcagctgcctggggcactgggtttctctatgctgtgctgcacacggccaacacattttcaattccactctgccaaggcaacaccttggaccagttcttctgtgaaatcccccagatcctcaagctctcctgctcacactcctacctcagggagcttgggcttatcatggttagtgcctgtttagcttttggatgttttgttttcattgtgctGTCCTACatgcagatcttcagggctgtgctgagggtcccctctgagcagggacggcacaaagccttttccacgtgcctccctcacctggccgtggtctccctctttatcagcactggcatggttgcctacctgaaacccccctctatctcctccccatccctcgacctggtggtgtcatttttgTACTCAGTGgtacctccagcagtgaaccccctcatctacagcatgaggaaccaggatatcaaggatgccctgaggaaattATATGAATACACATTACTCCACCATGAATAA